In Osmia lignaria lignaria isolate PbOS001 chromosome 13, iyOsmLign1, whole genome shotgun sequence, the DNA window attaccgtTATTACTTTCATTCATAAATatgcttttaaatatttagaattatgaaaatttgtattaataaatttttttttcttttcagataAATCAAAATGGCTCAAATTACAAGACTCGCTGTCATCAAATTCTTGGAATTGGTAAgttgataaattaatagaaaaatacaaACGATCAATGAATTTCTACATGTCTGCTGACTTATTAGCATTTCATTCATATGGATAACAGTTGTAAATCCAAACCTGTCACGTTTAGTACAGTTATGTAATAACTGTCTAACTGTAATTTGAGAATTGAATTCCTAGCATAATTCCAATTCATTCATTCAGTATACAGTATGAAGCAGAGCAGACTTCGTGggggaaaatgacgatataggggaagcaggaGTTCTCAACGTCCtagttttgacgatattaataataaaaatgacataGGGGCAGaatcatataatttttagttataagacctatatgtatatttataagggGATCTCCTCCCTTTCTCGACATTCTCCTGTATGGCGCCTAAGGAGAGCCCTACGAATCCCAGAACCTTGAAACCCGACAACCAGAGGAAACCTATAGGGTAGGGGGGAGTCCATGACACTACCATTATCCCTGAGGAAGCCtactatgctcgatactgtacctgTACTAATTTTGTGCCCAAGTTTGGAAATAGTTATGACAacttcaattaacaaaattatcaGTTAATTGAATTTCGGTTAATATTTCACTTGCaattctcgtttttttttttaatggaattacTTTTATACAATTTAACATCAGTGAATGCATAAAGAAACCTGTTTACATTGACGGTTTACTTGAACTGATCGAAACATAATTTGATATGGTTCGTCGACCTAGATTTCACGCTATTCTGCATTAATTTAAATCAGTGTTGGGCGTTGAAATCTCGAGTATTAAGTGAACAAACTAAACTCACACGTCTCTTAAACGGTAAGTCTACCAGAATGGACAATGACATAATAGCTGAGAATTATGACggtggaaatttttttttctcgttattATTACGCCTCAGAACGGAAGTTCAATTACCATACGAGTTTCCGTTAAATTTCTTAAATTACGGAGACAATGTATCccacaaattttcattttgtgaTTTCATTTTGAGCATTCAACGTGCGTACTATATTAAGAACACACTTACATAGATGACAAAATAAAACCTACTGCCTGTAATGTtaacaatataaattaaattaaaaaaataacaaagaatctaatatgtaattttatttatttatttaattcctttttaaacTCGTactaaattacaatttaattagaaaattcaattcGTAGCAACAAAgtacattaatttttcatacgGAAGAAAAATTAAGCAATGATCGTATTAAGGAAAACGTTTCAGGAATTCATTTTAAATCAGTTAGTGCAAAATGGAAACCTGACGTAATGACAGAATGCGACTAATTAATAATGCAATAAGTATTATGGCGAGGTGAACACGGTAAACGTGTTATGAATATAACATTAAGAATGATGACAGAATGCTTTCTACGACGAGTCGACAGTTCGTTAATGAGTCAATAGTTCCGATATTGCACGGGTTATCCTCGAAATAAAGTTGAGTATCAAACTAGAGCATAATGGTATAATTCTACTGTGCTGTTTATGGTAGTACCGATAGAGTTGATACATTTGTTTCGCTGACCTCATTTCGAATGCTTATCGataccatttaaaaaaaaactatgGACAAAGTATACTCTTTATGTCCTGACTCTATTTCACGATATATGAAATagatatgaaatttattttcaatgatttcaGGTTATAGTGTGTGTTCTCATAGGATTGCACTACCACTCCTTCAATGCTGGAGATCAACACACTGCAATGATTACGATGGGTACCTTTGGCggatatttaattattctcgTGGGATTATTTGCCGGTAGCCTATTTGGAGCACCAGTTGATCGTCGTGTGGTATGTGAATATTAAATTTCCAGCATTTCATGCGATTTTTTATACAAGCTAAGCCATGGTTAATGAAATGGTAAAAGATTGAGAAGATTGTTATTAGGAAAGCTTTCAACGATTTCAAGATCAATTTTATGTTCTTAAATGTaactgtatatttttttaaatgccaAAAAATGTTTATGTCTGCAGGATCTCTTTTTCTCCCTGGTTGGATGCGTTTTGTTCATTGTTGCCGGAGCTCTGAACATCGACTTTTTCTCAAACTTGGCCTACAAGGGCTCTTTTCGCGACACTGGTATAGCGAAAGGTGTAATCAGCTTAGTCGAGGGAGTACTGTTTCTAGTGGATGCCTTCTTCACGTACAGAGGAGAAGCTTAAAATCGAACCGAGAAGAAACCTAAAATCACTCAATCATCCGTCGTTTTCAAAATGGTACAATCACATTCCGTAATAAGAAACATACGGAATTATTATCAAGAAGATACTGCCAAAGAGTAAACGATTTCATCGTATGTTTTTAaggaacaattaatttttttgaagATATTTAAGACAAAGATTACGCTAATTTTTACGACAAAATGTGTACAAGTGAAACAGAAAACAGAGTACAAATAAAAGTAATTCTCAATTAATTGTTGTTAGACTCGTTACTAGAGAAACTTTTTGTATGCGAACATTAAACTTTATAATGCAGTTATGTTAAAGCTAAAATCTGCAGGgaacaatataaaaaagaatttatatttacatttatttttttttcaatatatcaaattttttttgaattttaattttatacttttgaTGATTAATTTTTGTGTGATTATAACAGTACACAA includes these proteins:
- the LOC117601835 gene encoding uncharacterized protein LOC117601835 → MAQITRLAVIKFLELVIVCVLIGLHYHSFNAGDQHTAMITMGTFGGYLIILVGLFAGSLFGAPVDRRVDLFFSLVGCVLFIVAGALNIDFFSNLAYKGSFRDTGIAKGVISLVEGVLFLVDAFFTYRGEA